A part of Anolis sagrei isolate rAnoSag1 chromosome 3, rAnoSag1.mat, whole genome shotgun sequence genomic DNA contains:
- the HHEX gene encoding hematopoietically-expressed homeobox protein HHEX, which translates to MQYQPPLFAPSPLLQAPHPTPFYIEDILGRGAPPIQPPLPPPPPPPPTLPSPNSSFTSLVASYRTPIYEPTPIHAAFAHPMAAAHYGAPGAYGAGPLYPFPRPDYAHALIRHDPLGKPLLWGSFMQRPLHKRKGGQVRFSNDQTVELEKKFETQKYLSPPERKRLAKMLQLSERQVKTWFQNRRAKWRRLKQENPQASKKEESGNEDNHPSPTPEGCLSSELEKEASPGQLQYILSPTSQEELDSEVSDDSEQEVDIEGDKGYLNGPHQ; encoded by the exons ATGCAGTACCAGCCGCCGCTGTTCGCGCCCAGCCCTCTGCTGCAGGCGCCGCACCCGACGCCCTTCTACATCGAGGACATCCTGGGCCGAGGCGCGCCCCCGATCCAGCCGCCTctccctcctccgccgccgccaccCCCCACGCTGCCCTCGCCCAACTCCTCCTTCACCAGCCTGGTGGCCTCCTACCGCACCCCCATCTACGAGCCCACGCCGATCCACGCCGCCTTCGCCCACCCCATGGCTGCCGCCCACTACGGGGCCCCCGGGGCCTATGGAGCCGGGCCCTTGTATCCCTTCCCGCGGCCCGACTACGCGCATGCGCTCATCCGCCACGACCCCCTCG GGAAACCACTGCTCTGGGGCTCCTTCATGCAGAGGCCGCTGCACAAGCGGAAAGGTGGCCAAGTGCGCTTTTCCAACGACCAGACCGTGGAGCTGGAGAAGAAGTTTGAGACACAGAAGTACCTCTCGCCTCCGGAGAGGAAGCGCCTGGCCAAGATGCTGCAGCTCAGTGAGAGGCAG GTTAAAACTTGGTTTCAGAACCGTCGGGCTAAATGGAGGCGCCTAAAGCAG GAGAATCCCCAGGCCAGCAAAAAAGAAGAGTCTGGGAATGAGGACAACCACCCTAGTCCCACGCCAGAAGGCTGTTTGAGTTCTGAACTTGAAAAAGAAGCTTCCCCGGGTCAGCTGCAGTATATCCTCTCCCCTACCTCTCAAGAAGAGCTTGACTCTGAAGTCTCAGATGACTCTGAACAAGAGGTGGACATTGAAGGTGACAAGGGGTATTTGAACGGTCCACATCAATAG